AGGTCCCGCCCGGCAGGTGGCGATCGTCGGGTGGGACCGTTCCACGGACCAGTTCAGGGTCGGGCAGTGGCTGCGGGGACGGATCTACGAGAGGCGGTGCGACCTGTCGCCCGATGGGAAGCACCTGATCTACTTTGCGATGGGCACCCCCCGGGCCCCGCAAACCAAGGCCACCTGGACCGCCATCTCCCGGGCCCCTTACCTCAAGGCCCGTGCCTTCTGGTCCAAGGGCGACGCCTGGGCCGGCGGCGGCATGTTCCTGTCGTCCGAGACCTACTGGCTCAACCGGAGCTGCACCGAGACCCTGGAGTGGGACGACACCGGCCTCACGCAGCAGGCCGAGTACCCCTGGCACGAGGGCTACGGCGGCGAGTGTCCCGGCGTCTACTACATCCGCCTCCAGCGCGACGGCTGGGCCCTGAAGCACTCGGCGCCGGGCCGCGGGGGCACCGTCTCGACTTTCGACAAGCCTCTGAAGGGCCACTGGACTCTGCGCAAGATGGCTTTCGCCACGACGCAGACCAAGCCGGGAACCGGCTGCTACTTCGACGAGCACCAGCTGGTCAACACCCGAACGGGGGCTGTGGAGAATTACGAGGAGTGGGAGTGGGCGGACCACGACGGCGATCGGCTGATGTGGGCGGAGGCCGGGTGCCTCTACGCCGGCCGGTTGTCGGACGGGGGGCCTGCCGAGGTTCGGATGCTCTACGACTTCACGCCTTTGACTTTCGAGAACCTGACGGCGCCGTACTGAGCGCCGAACCTTCCAGGTTCCCTGAGAGGGGCACGGGGTAACACCAGTCGGTGAACGATATGTACGACGCGCTGGTGATCGGCGGCGGCCCCGCCGGGCTGGCGGCTGCCGGCTGGCTGGCGCGCTTTCGGAGGAGTACCGTGGTCCTCGACAGCTGTGAGTACCGCAACCGGTGGGTCGACAAAGCCCACGGCTACCTCGGCCACGACCCGGCCAACCCCACCGAACTGCTGGAGACGGCCCGCAAGCAGCTCGCCGCCTACCCGGACCTGGCCATCGTCTGCACCACCGCCGAGACGGCAGAGGCGGTTGACGGCGGATTCCGGGTCACCTCCGGCGACGGGGAGTTCTTTGGCCGGCGGCTGGTTCTGGCCACCGGCACCAGGGACGCCTTTCCCGACATCCCGGGCTTCTTCGAGCACTACGGGTCGGAGGTCTTCCACTGCCCGGTGTGCGACGGGTACGAGGCCAAGGACCGAAAGGTCGCCGTCCTCGGCTGGAACGACCAGGTGACCGGATTCGCGGTCGAGCTCACCAACTGGGCCAAGACCGTGACCGTCGTCGCCCAGGGCAACCGTATCGACAAGGACGACCGGGTTCGAGGGCGGCTCA
This Actinomycetota bacterium DNA region includes the following protein-coding sequences:
- a CDS encoding NAD(P)/FAD-dependent oxidoreductase, producing MYDALVIGGGPAGLAAAGWLARFRRSTVVLDSCEYRNRWVDKAHGYLGHDPANPTELLETARKQLAAYPDLAIVCTTAETAEAVDGGFRVTSGDGEFFGRRLVLATGTRDAFPDIPGFFEHYGSEVFHCPVCDGYEAKDRKVAVLGWNDQVTGFAVELTNWAKTVTVVAQGNRIDKDDRVRGRLNRHGVTLCEEDAVELLGRRGSLEGVRLRTGEVLDCDYLFFSLPEHPVNSLARRLGCEVDEQGHVVIDRQGRTSVEGVYAAGDLTPGEQLIQVAAGEGTLAGVTCAESLLESAD